GAAAGAAGAAGTGCACAATGCCTGATATCACGGCACACAACACCTGGAGACAATGAGAGACGGTTATGATGATTGTCAGTGAGGCTGCGCTGAGCTGTAGGGCTCCTTTATCATTCTCACCTGCTGAGGGCGTATGAGGCTCAGGAACCGTTGTGTGAGCAGGAACAGAAGGTGAGCCAACAGCAAACTCATGCAGAGGTTGATTCGAGCCACATTATTCACTCCAGGACTCCACTGACAAAGGGCAAAGGACAACAGGGCCAAACTGAAGAACACCAGCCCCACGATCACACACACCAAATTCAACCACTCCAGCAGTGAGTCGCTCTGAGAAAACATGTCAGAGGATATGTGTGTCAAATCTGTGCTGTTCTTCAACGGTCACTATACATGTTGACCATCTTTTCTAGATTGCATTTGAATTCGGCTAGTGCATTCAATGTTTCAATCTTTTGAGGAGTTTTACTTGTTCACTTTTGTACCTCTGATGAGAGCTGGTTTGATGGGGTTTCCATGATTAGAGCAAATGTTGACAGATGGACACAGGAACACACGGTGAAGCTGCTGTTGGTCTTTAAAACAGAACAACCATCAACAACCCACTCACTGACATTCCAGTACACACAGGACAGAGAACCATTGGGGTCGAGCTCCtgcaaaaagaagaaagaacatgcagaaaatattacaacacTGAATATTAGATGATGTTGCGGTTGGACAAAAGCACATTTCAGACTCTCACTCTGATGTGTTTGAAGGTGAAGTTGACTGGTTTGGTGAGTTCAGTGTTGTTGGTTTTGGGAAGAGTAGCTGAGATCACGGTGGACATCATGGTTTTATCCGTGTCATTTGGTGTGTTGAATAAGTTTGGCTTCAGTAGATTCTCCATTGTGTTGTAGCTCATGAATGCCACAGAAGCTGATGCTGTGTGAAAGCGTACATGCAATACTATGTTAAAACATGAactatcaaaaaataagtaaatgtgcTTTAGTGATGATGGTATGATGTctctttttttatgatttaaaaaaaaaaatgcaatcaaatgaaaacattttcacatACTTTCATTGTTGTTCTTGGCGATCCCAATGAGATCGATGTCCACAGAAGAATTGGTTGTGTCAAGTCGAGGGTTTTTAACTAAGGTGACGTTTGGTCCAACCATGAAGACTTGTCCCtctgattaaaaacaaacaagcagttATTTgctatattaatttatttgcaatatttttttttttataaaaatccaATAAAATCAATTTGcacaaatgacaaataaataaaatgaatattcacTATTGGTGGTTCGTCATCTGTGATGAAGAACCACCAATAGTGGTGGTTTCTGTTCTCAGTTAAAACATTTGTAGCTCATACTCAATTATATAGTTACTGTAGCTAGATTTATCATTGTTGGTGTCTGCCACCTGTGATCCACCTCTGCTCTCTGCTCTATATACTGTGAAGTCCATGACATATTCTAGGTTTCATCATCAATGATAACGGTTTCTCTACTCACCTACAGCAGCAAGAGTAAAactgtcactgtcacttttgtctGTTGGCTTCACCAATGTAGATATGAGTTTCTCGCTGGCTTTTAACATGCGGTTTCCATAGGAGGCTAGTTCAGTTGTGTtggctgatgatgatgatgatgatgtctcTAAAATCTTCTCTGAAGCGTTGAAGGCCAAAGTGAAAATGCTGGTCACTGTCTAATTTATTGATCAGATAAATAGTTAAATGTAGTTAAGAGAGTCAGTAAGGCATAACTGCTATGTCAATCAACCAACGcagatttgattattttataatttttctcTTGAAGACTTACAGTCACAAAAAGCATTTGAGCTGTAATGTTCTCTATCTGATCGAGAAGATTTTGAAAGGATTCTCCTGAGGTCTGACTCTGAAATCACAATTATCACAGCTTTAAGTGGTAAGTAAGACCGACTGtgattttaatcatgttttgcaACATTAATAGCAAACAAAATGTAGTTTGTGCACGGAACCATCAAGAATAAATAGAAAATCACattcatatttcaaatatatctaCAATGCAGAAACTCAACTTACATCGCATCCTTCTTGCAGCATATTTAAACCTGCAATATGACAGAAATCAGAATGAAGacaataataaaacagaactGCAAATGAAAAtccagcagggtcagacaaaactATGGAAAATACACAAGTAAGTTGTTTTTTGCTCTTACATATTTGtgtatcttcttttatttgaaaaagatcAACGACATATGGCATTCGAAAGAACAAGACTTTCTTTAATTCATGATTTCTTATATCTAGCTTTCAGAggttttaaatggtttttaaattcctttaaaaaagaaaatgtacaaTATTACATTTGTGCTTCaattatgaatgttttaaactCACAGTTGCAGATGACTCCAGCATCTTTATGATGTCCACAGTCATGTATTCCCCATCCAGGTGTCCTACAGTTCTTTAGTGAGGACTCAGTGCCAGTGCAATTTacatcatccatccatatctGTCCTGATCCTTGTCCAAAATAAGCAGAACTCGTTGCCTCTATCACATTCCTACAGCCCatctctctacacaccactgcagcatctGACAGATCCCAGTAatcatcacacactgttccccatgTTCCATTATAGAGAACCTCCACTCGTCCAGAACAGAAGTTGCTACCATTCACCAACCTGACAGCTGTTATccacataaataatataaagacacaagtaagatgtttttttccccccacatatTTGTTTGTCTTCTTTAATTTGAAAAAGAGCAATGACATATGGCATATGAAGGAACAAGACATTCTTCAATTCAAGATTTCTTCTATTTAGCTCTCTTgcatcattcatttaaaaagaaaatgtacaaTATTCAATTATTCagttataaatgtttttgactCACAGTTGCAGATGACTCCAGCAACTTCATAATGCTCACAGTCATGTCTTCCCCATCCACTTGTCTTACACGTTTTTAGTGAGGACTCAGTGCCAGCACAATTTacatcatccatccatatctGTCCTGATCCTTGTCTAAAATAAGCTTCACTCTTTGCCTCGATCACACTCCCACATCCCatctctctacacaccactgcagcatctGACAGATCCCAGTACtcatcacacactgttccccataTTCCATTATAGAGAACCTCCACTCGTCCAGAACAGGAGTCACTGCCATTCACCAACCTGACAGCTGTTATCCACACAATATGAAAAACTATAAatcaattatttttcatttattacacATTATTTAAATTCTTTGAATATTTTGACTCACATTGGCAGATGACTCCAGCATCTTTTTGATGGCTACAGTTGTGTACTCCCCATCCATTTGATGAACAGTTTTTTAGTGTAGATTCATTCCCAGCACATTGAacatcatccatccatatctGTCCTGATCCTTGTCCAAAATAAGCAACACTCTTTGCCTCGATCACATTCCCACATCCCatctctctacacaccactgcagcatctGACAGATCCCAGCCatcatcacacactgttccccatgTTCCATTATAGAGAACCTCCACTCGTCCAGAACAGGAGTCACTGCCGTTTACCAACCTGACAGCTGTTATCCACACAAATAATATAAAGACACaagtaagttgttttttttcctcccatatatttgtgtatcttcttttatttggaAAAGATCAGTGACATATGACATTTGATAGAACAAGACCTTCTTTAATTCATGTTTTCTTATATCTAGCTCTCTAGGGTCATtcctttacaaaataaaatgtacaatattacATTTGTGCTTCAATTATGAATGTTTTTGACTCACAGTTGCAGATGACTCCAGCATCTTTATGATATCCACAGTCATGTATTCCCCATCCAGATGTCCTACAGTGCCTTAGTGAGGACTCATTCCCAGCACAATTTacatcatccatccatatctGTCCTGATCCTTGTCCAAAATAAGCAGAACTCGTTGCCTCTATCACATTCCTACAGCCCatctctctacacaccactgcagcatctGACAGATCCCAGTCatcatcacacactgttccccataTTCCATTATAGAGAACCTCCACTCGTCCAGAACAGGAGTCACCGCCATTCACCAACTTTATAGCTATAATCCAACCAAATAATATAAAGATATAAGTAAgttgttttttcccccacaaaTTTGTTTGCcttcttttatttgaaaaagagcAATGACATATGGCATACGAAAGAACAAGACCTTCTTTAATTCAAGATTTCTTCTATTTAGCTCTCTTGGGTCATtcctttaaaatagaaaatgtacaatattaaattattcaatTGAATGTTTTTGACTCACAGTTGCAGATGACTCCAGCATCTTCATAATGTCCACAGTCATGTATTCCCCATCCAGGTGTCCTACAGGTTTTTAGTGAGGACTCATTCCAAGCACAGTTTacatcatccatccatattTGTCCTGATCCTTGTCCAAAATAAGCAGCACTCTTTGCCTCGATCACATTCCCGCAGCCCatctctctacacaccactgcagcatctGACAGATCCCAGTAatcatcacacactgttccccataTTCCATTATAGAGAACCTCCACTCGTCCAGAACAGGAGTCACCGCCATTCACCAACCTGACAGCTGTTATCCACACAAATAATATAAAGATACAagtaagttgtttttttctcc
The Ctenopharyngodon idella isolate HZGC_01 chromosome 4, HZGC01, whole genome shotgun sequence genome window above contains:
- the LOC127511440 gene encoding deleted in malignant brain tumors 1 protein-like encodes the protein CVFILFLWITAVRLVNGSDSCSGRVEVHYNGTWGTVCDDDWDLTDAAVVCREMDCGKVIEAKSAAYFGQGSGQIWMDDVQCSGNESTLKNCSSNGWGVHNCSHQKDAGVICQSVRLVNGSDPCSGRVEVLYNGIWGTVCDDDWDLSDAAVVCREMGCGNVIEAKSDAYFGQGSGQIWMEDVNCAGTESSLKTCWTSGWGIHDCEHYEDAGVICNSVRLVNGSHSCSGRVEVLYNGTWGTVCDDDWGLSDAAVVCREMGCGNVIEAKSGAYFGQGSGQIWMDDVNCAGNESTLKNCRTPGCGIHDCEHHKDAGVICNSVRLVNGGDSCSGRVEVLYNGIWGTVCDDYWDLSDAAVVCREMGCGNVIEAKSAAYFGQGSGQIWMDDVNCAWNESSLKTCRTPGWGIHDCGHYEDAGVICNSIKLVNGGDSCSGRVEVLYNGIWGTVCDDDWDLSDAAVVCREMGCRNVIEATSSAYFGQGSGQIWMDDVNCAGNESSLRHCRTSGWGIHDCGYHKDAGVICNCESKTAVRLVNGSDSCSGRVEVLYNGTWGTVCDDGWDLSDAAVVCREMGCGNVIEAKSVAYFGQGSGQIWMDDVQCAGNESTLKNCSSNGWGVHNCSHQKDAGVICQSVRLVNGSDSCSGRVEVLYNGIWGTVCDEYWDLSDAAVVCREMGCGSVIEAKSEAYFRQGSGQIWMDDVNCAGTESSLKTCKTSGWGRHDCEHYEVAGVICNSVRLVNGSNFCSGRVEVLYNGTWGTVCDDYWDLSDAAVVCREMGCRNVIEATSSAYFGQGSGQIWMDDVNCTGTESSLKNCRTPGWGIHDCGHHKDAGVICNSSASVAFMSYNTMENLLKPNLFNTPNDTDKTMMSTVISATLPKTNNTELTKPVNFTFKHIRELDPNGSLSCVYWNVSEWVVDGCSVLKTNSSFTVCSCVHLSTFALIMETPSNQLSSESDSLLEWLNLVCVIVGLVFFSLALLSFALCQWSPGVNNVARINLCMSLLLAHLLFLLTQRFLSLIRPQQVLCAVISGIVHFFFLSGFVWMFIEAVLLYICVKNLSRISSEKREVLSSGFLCAIGYAVALVVVGVSVWLVPDGYGSEHCWIKRDKGFIWSFLGPVTVILALNMILFISIIINLSSTLKNLNAEISQMKQTKIMVFKTLAQFVVLGCSWILGLFTNGSKVLEILFLILNSQQGTFIFLIYCVLNNEVRQQYRNCFRCLCCGLQQH